The Musa acuminata AAA Group cultivar baxijiao chromosome BXJ2-2, Cavendish_Baxijiao_AAA, whole genome shotgun sequence genome contains the following window.
caaaccctaggaggtcgatcccctcgaagtgatcaaggagggccgatcccctcgaagcgatcaaggagggccgatcccctcgaagcaatcaaggaggtcgatcccctcgaagcgatcattatcatcctcatttctcccctttcttccacgataagactttagggtcttatcatttggtatcagagcctacaataagactttagagtcttatcatttggtatcagagcctacgataagactttagggtcttatcatttggtatcagagcgacgataagacctttagggtcttatcaacgtataattgagtgaccctcttggttgccagtaAATGTTAtcactcttaggttttaaaccaaaccgagagtgaccttgctctgatattaattattaggatcaagagcggcactaggagggggggtgaattagtgcgatgGAAAAAATCATCAGTTTTGTAAATTTttcattcgttgaaaaccaatctcggaaagtacttgactttagagtaaatgaactagcaattaacttagaaagtaatggcagtaatgaaaagcagaatggaaattagtacaccagaatttatagtagtttggttgttgtgacctatatctacttctgattcctcctccgtcgatgtcaccagcatccactaatggtcttctttcaatatgtGAAAATCAACCACCTCTTTacggtgctttctccttttcacaggtttaagagataacccttacaagcctcacacctcttcttggatgatcataaagctaaagagagggagaaggatgactcttctcacttttacaatacttttaacaccccaacactttgaATTTTTTCATACTTTGATTGTACTTTTGttaccttttcatgcagaaaagggtggggtatttataggctccaatggcttcaaaattagagcaaaaaaatgtctcatcccagatttcttgggtactagcggtaccaccgccagtattgggcagtaccaccgcctgacagagctcttagagactgagctctagtggtactactacctgacaaATATTACCACTACATGACAGTTAataactgccgatggtaccatcacccagaccatCTAGAAGACTGCTCcctaggtggttccaccgctccactctggcggtgccactgctagaCAGGGTTCAGCAATCTAGTTGGGCCTTGATTATGATTCAAACCAGTCTAATTACggacccagttagcccctaacagaATTAGttggattacctcctaaatctaatcctaattacgtactaactatgattcttaagacatacactaagcaaatcaagttcgattagtctaggtttcttccgacgagcttccggtgatcttccggcaaacttccgacgatctctcggtaatgttccaacagacttccggcaagctcctagacttcatgacaatcttcttgacgagttctgaatagtttttttggcaagctcttggacttatcggtcaattccgacagaacttctgatgaacgtttggacttccgacaaactcttgaacttctaacgaaatcttgatcttgactacgacacttcgttttgctttatgccttgattgctatcctagttaatcttacacaattttctcaatatatatatttgatcaagtaatttatcaattggtttcattatcaaaatctgagattcaacataactcTTTCCTCGTTTGCTAGCTTCTTTagcttagtatttctcttcctaaGAATTATATATTCAACCACAATATAGTGATTAGCTTATTGTAACAACTTCGAGAAGGCCACAGGGGATTGAGTGATGACTTTATAAAAGAACCTTGAACGCTAAAAGCCACTAATATATGCATTGATATAGATAGACGATGTTGGATTAGTAATCATCCTAACCTCATTAAATATTTTTGTGTAGCTCTCCAATGATTCTCTTTTTTACCTTATGTATGACTTGGAGAAAAGTTATAGGCTTCTTAAAAAAAACTTGTAATTAACAAGATTAAGCTCGAATTCCCTTACTAACTAACCAAACGAGGAGATGGACTAAGGAGGAGACTTAGCAAACCACTACTGTGTTGTGCCTCTTAGAGTCACAGGGAAAGTTCAACATATAAGTATCATCTATGAGGTGAATGCCGCTATGTGCTCTAAGAGGTTTGACTTTCCATTTATAGGGATAGGCTCCTCATTTATGCCTTTTATAGAGTGGGACAAGAAATACAATTCAATTTTTGATTGCTTCCCTTGTCTTATTACCTTATGGATGTCTTCCAACTTTTAATCCATTTCGTTGAGAGACCCATATATCCGATGGGAGGGAGATTTGGAATTTGGGAACGTTGAGAAGAGCTTGCATCTCGAGGGGAAGGGTGAGGGGACtaactataaaatataaatcgAGGTGTAGTTATTGAGGTCTAATCTTTCTCACAGTCACATATACCTAATCCACTTTAATTTGAGAATTTGACTTGAGTGTTGAAGGAATCACGTTGAGAAGTCTATCAAGGTGCAATTACTGAGGTCAAACATTTCTCACCATCACATACTCGATTCATTTTGTTTTGAAAATCTAACCTGAGCATCCAAGAAATCATATGGAGAACCCTATCCCACATTGGTCTCAGTGAAGATAGGAATCTATATTAGACACCTAAAGATTCTCAAATATTCTCAGGCACAGTGGACAGATTCAATGGGACTTATACATGTGCGACCGGACCTGTTGAGCTGGTCAAACACTCTAATTCAACCATGACTCCCTATAAAAGAAATTCTAGTTCAGATGATAAATTCTTTTTGTCTTATTGATCtttaattatatttcatatatatttgattcCATAAAATAAGATTACTATGAGCCATCATGCAAGTAGTATGCTATTTGCAAGAGTAATGCTCATATGAAAAAACCATCCCCAAAAGTAATTATTCAGAGCATCACTcagcaaaataataaaaaaaaatacttgtgAATAATGAATGGTTCAAAAATCTTTTAACAATTCAAGGGGCATTAATGTGACTGGGAAGCTCTTTGCTTGAGTTTCTTATCCGTCCTCTTTTATCTCATATAATACAAGTAATAATGCGGAGGTTGTCCGCAAGGACATGTACTTCAGTAGTTGCTGGTTCTGAGGCTGAAACGAAGCGCATATTAATCGCCCATTGCTCGCGTAAATCCATCCACGTCTTATGTTCTTATCCTATTATTAGATCCAATTCTTGAccattatctctctctctctctctctctctctctctctctctctctctctctcttcatctacCTTACGATCTATATATCTACATGATAGCATCAACAACAGACAACAGATTCAGGAAGTGAAGCTATCCCCCTTCTCGTTTCCATGTCAACCACCGCCACCCAAGACTTGGGCGTTCTTCATCATACCTTCGACATGGGTTCTTTGAAGACGCATCTACCCCCAAAGTGTTCCACTCTTTACTTGCAGCTTCATCCATATGGGTCTTACGTAGTGTCTCTGACATATCATTTTCTTGTTGTTGTCAAGGAGGAAAGGCTTATCGAGATACTTCTCCGGCGAGTCGAAGTCTTTCGCATGCCTCGCGGACGCAAAGTGCATCGACGATCTCAAGAAGACCGACGTCCCCGAGAGTAAGAAGAGGAAGTACTTGGATCGTCAAGGCTATAGCATGCATATACCCTACTATGCTGTAGCAACACTGAGATGAGTCGCAGTTCTCATCACAGGCCCCATGTAGGGATGCAGATGTTCATGATATATGTACAGGAAATAAAGCTCTTCTTTGATTTCCTAATCTTCCTGTAATAGATGCTTGCGTGATGACTACGAATATACATGATATCATACTGGCCATTGATCTTGTAGGCTTCTAATTCCTTTTTTATTTGTATTGGTTAGGAATCAAGTTTCAGCTCACGGTGGTATGATCGAAACATGGTTTGGTCTTTGGCGTCTTGTAGGTTCTTCCTCTTCCATAAGCACAGTTGGAGATGTCATACATAATTTAACTTATCTTGGCTAAGAAGAAGATGGAGGTGATCTGCACACTAATGAAGAagttaaaatattaagaaaatattcgTACGAAATTTAaaacttatgaaaaaaaaaaacctttcatTTTTAAGAGTTGAAGAATAAAAATACATATACAGTCGTACTTAATAGCTTAAGCATTTGAGTTGTATTGGGGTCGATTGCTATGAGTGAGTAAAACCTTAGACTCATCTTATTAGGGTACTTAAGCGTACTGAAACCAAAAACTTGTTGAGGATGAGGTTTGACGGGAGAGATCAGAGCTCAAATTTTTATTATCCAACTggccaaacatatatatatatatatatacacacacacacacaaatatgaaAACCAACCATTATTTACAGAAGAAAactacatttttttttattttacttttgcaAGAAAACTATATTTAcggaagaaaaaaattatttacagAAACCAATGAGAATATATACCATCGAACTTTTTAAGTTATGCCTAACATATAATTTTGGGAAAATTTGATATTAGAATCCAGATTGATTTGATTTTGTTTCCTTGTTCCAACTACAACAAAAACTCCAGCTGTTTAACATTTGAAAGCCTCCTTGATGTCCTATCAAAAAGTTTCCACTAAGGTCTCCGAGTCCATCAGAGACTTTTGATGAAGCTAATTCTTTGAAAAATCCTTTAACATGCATAGTAAAATCTAATAAAATTTTCAACATAGTATGAAAGCtgagattgataaaaaaaaaaaagagagagttgAATTTAGGTGAAAATGGTTTGACTCAGAAAATAAAccacagaaaacaaaaaaaaatagattcacaGGGAGAGAATTTATTTCAccaaaacctctctctctctctctctctctctctctctctctctctctctctctctttaatgcATATTTATTGTTTATGTTAAATATGTCATGTGAATCTAAAAAAGATCACGAGAATAAAAAGAGAAACATATCAATGGAAAGTTCTATCAATTAATTATCTTGCTTCGCATCAATAATAATTCATAATGATATGCTAGCCTACTGTAATTGACAGcattttcctttccttttttatgTGCATGATTACGTgattttctctctctatatataaatatatatgtaatgCACCTTTAATATTTATCACTGTAAAGTCTCACTATTTAGCTAATTTATTAAAAGCAAATAAACATATACTTTATTAATGTTATCAAGTGAggtgtctttttttctttttgtaatattTGGAGGATTAGATGAGAGAGAACGAAAATTCTTCCGATAGGAGTAATTCTATAGTAGGCTAAAAAGGATCATCGAAGTCCATAAATGATCGGCATTCTTCGTTCGTATTTCAAGGAATGCAAATTCTATGCAGGAAATCGTacatagaaaaaatatataaacaatcCTACAACATCGTCTAACCGATTTGGTCGAATCAATTATGTCCAAAATATGCTTATTTTATCTATACTTCATTCAGATAAATAGTTGAAATGATTCTAAGATGGATGAATGATAGACTCTTCGCATTCGCGTGCGTTGCACACATTGATTCCATAGGACTTTTATTGGATGTGAGATAAGACACATATCATAGTTTTATGAAGTTAGAATAAAGTGTGACGGAACCCACCACCTCCCCCtcatttatctctctctctctctctctctctctctctctctctctctctctctctcgacataTATCTATCTATTCTCCATTCTCTGATCTTACAAAACACGACGCAGGAGCGAGAAAGCAGTCACAGCTCCTCACGTCCCCACAAGCCGGAAATGGGTGTGGCATCTTATTATTGAGACATTTTTATTCTCGGCGGTGGGACCCAGCACTCAGACCGTGGCCCCCACAAGGGAGGAGGCGACCTTGACCACCATGTCCCTGCCCACTGCTCCATTCATCAAGGAAGCCCCCTTCTTGTTGTTGACCGCGGCGAACTGCTGCGCCTCGCGCGCCGCCGCCTTCGGTTCCGCTGCCGGCGCATGGTGCAAGAACTCTGCCACGATCTCCACGCTGGGGCCCGCCACCAGAGACGCCCACGCCTCGTCCACCTCCTTCCCGGCCCTCCGGAACACGTCGGTGGCGTCCACCCTGTGCACGTTCCACCCCGACAGCGTGCAGAGCCGGTGGATCTTCTGCAGCTGGCAGCAGGTCAGCTTGCACGTGTTGGCCTTGATCTCGTCGATCGCCGCCTCCAGCAGCCTCGCCTTGGTGGCCTCGTCGGCCTCCGCCGCCTCCGCGCGGAGGTAGCGGTCCATCTCCGGCACCCCGATCGCGCGGCGCACTCCCCGGGAGTAGTCTGCCACGTCCGGGTCGAACAGCCCCCGCACCTCCTCCACCAGTCCCCGCTCCACCATGCGGTCGACCCGCTCCGCCACGAACTTGTGCAGCACCGGCAGCTGCACGTCCACCCACAGGAAGCAGCACTCGTACCGCCGCCAGAACTCCCTACCCGCCCCCTCGACCAGCTCCTCGATGTACGAGTTCGACCCCCCCGCCACGATGGGGAGCCGCCCCCGCCGCGCGATCGACTCCACCTGCAGCGTCGCCGCCCGGCGGAAGTCCGACGCGCTGAAGTCCGCGTCAGGAGGCAACCCACCGAGCAGGTGGTGGGGCACCCCCATACGTTCCTCATCGGTGACTTTGTTGGTGACGACGTCAAGGCCATCGTACACCTGCATTTTGTCGGAGTTGACGATCTCGCCGCCGAAATGGATGGCCACGTCGACAGCGAGCCTGGACTTGCCGGTGCCCGTGGCGCCCATCACGAACACCACCTTGTCCTTCCCACCACGGCTCTTGAAGGATCCCATGACGAAATCAGCTGCACTCGTCGATCACCGCCTGTTACGGTCAACAACACAGACGACGACACGACCACTGCCACAGTCTCACGCGTACTACTTTCGGCGCACGAAGGATCAACAACTAAAGCAAAATGACGTCCCTTATCTGTACTCACAGGTGAAAGAGGAGAGTTAAACAAAGACAACGGTGTACATCATCGTCTTCCCACCGAGGCTTCGTGCGGGAAGGAGGATAGCAGAAGGAGGAGGCGAGAAGAGGAAGACCGGACTTGACTTGGGCACAGCGGGGAGACCGCAACCTTGTCCTTTATATAGCGCGGGAGGTTCCTGCTTTTGGCATCTCGGTTACATCAGTCGTAAAAGCCTGAGATATATTGCGGGAATCTAATACGTACAGACACTAAGCACAGAAGAAAGAAGAATAGTTGAAGATGATAGAGAATGTAGTAGATAagatgaaaagagaaagaaatcgACGGTCCACCGAGAAGTCAACAATCAACCTCGGTTTATTCACTTTATTTAGGGCTCACTGAGGAGTACTTGATGAATGTTGAACTAGTTTTGTTTTGTTCATTAGATGGGTGATTGCTTTTTGGGGAAAAAACGATTTGATACGGCGATAAGGTGTGCAGGAGTTGTTTTCAAGGAAAGCGGTGGGCGGTTTGACTTTAATTTGTGACCAGCCATTTTATTTGGCACCagtcaaataaaaaaatttgatatgGTATCAGAGACAAGCGAGTTAAATAAATCATATAATATCAAATTATTTATCATCTTgaagtattttaaaattttttgagttacagaataaaaataattattagaatGGTAACCTTAGAGAGATAATTTCAATAAcactaaataagattaattaaCTCTTATTAAAGAGTCTCTTGAAGCCTTCAAATTTTTATTGGTTAAAAAAAGCTTATATGATTCAGTTCTAATCCTACTACTAGGACTAGGATTATAATAACCTTCACCCAAATATGGACACCCAAAAAGAAAGGATAgcattaactcctaataggaataCGAGACTTCCATATACTAGCCCTATAACAAATTGGAAAGGGATTAAAAATCTCCAATCCTACAGGTATTCAGACTCTCCGAGACTCAAAGATATTAAGACTCTTCAAGTTCTAAATTAATTGGGACTTTATCTCTTATAAAAAGAGAATAAGAGACTTATATAAAACATCCAAGTTATACCTCTCTTGAGAAGCTAGTCGATCGTAGGCTGAgaggagagaagagaaagaaagaaaaatatttgtATTTTTAGTTTACTGCCAACCTTAATAGCTTATAAAGATATATTTAGCAACAATAATAAGAAGAAATAGAACCAAAAGGCAACCAAGAAGTCTCACAGTGGACTTTAGTTTtttaacttgcaccaagaactagaagAAGAGTTCAAATTATGGTTTTGCCCTCTAGCCATAGCCCCTTCTTCCAGTAAGTTACAATAGCCAAAGCTCTATATCAAGCTTCACTCAACTATTGTGAGAAACCCCCAACACTTGTTGCAGCCTAAATCTTATGAAGAGATTCCAGTAATGAGAGAAAATGAGGAGACTATAACGGACAACGATATACAATTTACCAAGAATACCAAGTGTTATATAAAGATAACATATTCTTACGTATCTATAAGTCTTCTATCATACTTTTAATTCTATTACTTTAAGTTTTATAGTTATCACTTTAGCTTTACTAgtaataaagattattttattttagatttatgcTTATTTCCCAGTGATAGTTCTCTCCCCTCCTAAAACTTTCATTCGAAATGCGGTATCGAGATGACATATCATCAAACCTAAACCCAATAGAAATCAATATTAAAACAACGATCTTGGGATAGTGACCATAAGACAATGATACAAAGACTCTAGAAAGAAGCAATATGAATCAGAGTTTAAGTCGCTCTTATATGGTAGAAGAACCATCAATGGGATGGTGGCTAATACCCTAATAGCCTTGGCTAACTTTATTATCAAGATGACAATATTAATCGAACAGATGAAGATCATAATGGACTAGATGCAAGCCCAAACCAATCATACAAGGATGACAAAGCAAAAGAAAGAGAGAGTCATCTATATTTGAGTGTGCTACTGTGAAGAAGACACTGCTGAACAAACATTGCAACAAGGACTTGAGCCTTTGCTCGCATCAACGTATCTTCCTACGATGGCTCAATTAATGCTGAGATATTGAACTCATAGATAGATTAACTCAACACTTATTTTGATCCATATGACTATAGTAGCAAGGATATGATAATGTTTGTGTGACTCAAGTTGGACTAAATAAGTGCTTGAACCAATAATTATGaagatatatcatggatatgattcAAAATACACATATAAGAGTAGTTATATCTTAAGGAATAGACCAATTTATGCAAGAATATACTATTAAGTTTCAACGATAAGCTGTGGCACTCGGAATCTCACTCAATGATCATTTGATGATAAAATGTACTGTTGACCTCTAGGAACAAATTGATATAGAGATGAGCCTTTTCAAAGTACATGATATTTCGATTACTAGCAACATGATAATTTTGATCGAGAGAAAGAATCATGCATACATCGAGAATCTCATAGAGAAGGCCTGTTGGGAAATTCaatggcgacatcacatacgtagcggaagaacataaaacaaaatcccaaatttaccaaaaggtgttcatcgtcatacatagattggtgcacaaaatctcaCAAAActaaaaatcacgtgtgagatagttgtgttatctaggaagatcatatatcattgaaTTTCTGCAGATCTAtgtgagaggataaaggaggtcaagtatccttctttttagcggtgatccacatggcagaGGTTACAAAAACACTCTTATAATCGATACTCAAATATCCACACCTACTATTTAAGGAAGATAAAAAGATTGCAGAATAGGATATGGTAACCAAGAAGTCTAGCTTATAACCCttcagttctctcctatttatagaggctccctatcaacttaactctaatggatcttgtcttattggatattggatcttcatccaagtacctaagcctcttagattagtggatctttatccaatagtctcacattggctcttattgaatcttatccatatgatccaataattcaggggcttattggatatctaataaaataagggctccggtagatatctcacatctgaacctctactcatcgtaatacctatcatatgtatgtgactctctaggcccaatactgagttggccgtgagtcatatttgtcagaactccttttggcttagtgaattattatcttcataataattcgctTGACAcatcgactatgaacgtactagatcactacgtcgcagtccctaaacgatacaagAAAATCCAATCATTTCgattatctatcctcagttaccatgtacctatagtccctcatttatctaatatcgtGGAGATTGTATATTGGGTATGgtactgtcaggcccatacagtttcttctTGAGTCTCGCTTTGATCGgagtctctcggagaactctttctctctcaatctgaatgacattggctaaggatttgtctaagtaagaatatatgagatattcctcttatgataccaagagcagatgatcctctatcaatactcaatagctctcgtaaggttagctGTCATCCCTGATGACCAATTGTGCtatatctgaaactttcaaacctataagtctggtatcaaagagtggagtactcatatagggtaTTCTTAGTATCTcaaatctaaagaccaagtacaCCACCAAGATAACGAAATCATTAtctgacaatgagatatcatcgatcattcaacattctgtaagtggatcaatcagtgaactcattctctaataagcacctatATTGTACCCATAGTGTCtccatatgagcagctatgaaaccagccaccttcatcatatagacgggtatacaacatactaatctgtctagttatctcgatgtccctctcgagtaacttatgactaggattatttagagtctgtatttaaaggtgagtTAATCTTATTATCGtattctcatcacgatccgattaccattgcacagatccatggacatcataatatatttatataataagaaatataaagtgagaaaatctcataataataataagaaaaaagagtgcatattatgtcacacgtgtcatcactcacgtaattggcttgtagggcacatatgactagcaaaatCAAAAGGAGCCACTCGAAGGCCTAAGAGAATATCAAGGATGATAAAACTTTTTCttccttaaaataaaaatatttattctatgataattataaaattatgtcTTACATAAGAGAAGTGTTGAAAGGTTAACCGAAACTCTTCCAAAGAAGTGGTTGAAGAATAATTAAAGTTGATAAGCCATAATCATGACCACAGGCGATGACACCATCAAACTTTCACTAGTTCCTTATAAGGATCTAAGTCTATTATTGATAGTTAGACTAATGGTTATAAACTTGAATCTGACTCTTGGTCCAAAGGTTTAAAAAGAGCTCTTCAACAAAAAGATCCAAGTAAAGCAAGAAGTTGTTGATACAATCTTCAATAACTGTGCCAAGAGAATATCTTGGTGAGCTTAGTCAAGAAACTCGGCTTAGAGATAATATCGCATCCAAGCTCGTATCCTCTTGGATGGcttcatgataataaaaaaataaagatcgaTTAATAATGTAAGATACACATCGCCATCACAAAGGAATTCATCGACAAGGTGTCATGTGAGGTGGTTCCACTTGATATATGTCGAGTCATCCTTGGGAGCCTAACTTTTATTGATACCAGTAGTATCAATTCTAGAATGATGGAAGAAAGTTCCTCGTCACTTAAGATCTAATTCGTTCGATGCTAAAGCTCTACATCAAGCTCCACGTAACTACTATGAGAAGGCCCCAATGCTTATACAGCTTATTATCCAAACCTCAGAAAGTAATTTATATTACTGAGATAGGAGAAGACCGAAACATGTAGTGATATATAATTTGTCGAGAGCATAATTTACTTATTATCAAAAGACAACAAGTCTTCTATTACATTTTCAATTTCTTTACTTTAAGTCTTATTGTTAGTACTTCAGTTTTACaagtaataaatattttttttttattttgcactTATTTCCTAGAGATAGATCTCTCCGTCGCTAAAGTTTTATCCAAAAGATAATATCAAGCTAATGAATCTTCAAACTCGAATCCCATAAGGCTCACATGAATGAAAGTTAATTCTAATAATTAGAGTTTGgttcttttatatatattataactcTATATCTTGATGGACGGAGAGAAAGGTATCAATAATATTTTGGATGCTAATATCATAACTCTAGATCTTGATGGAAAGAGAGAAAGATGTCTCTAATTTTTTAGAAAGGGTAAGATAAATGATATAAATTCTATGCAGTTTATGTAAAAAAAGTACACAAGGAGATTATATTTAAGTGATAATAattcaataattttataattgatgCCTTCATGCATAAATAAGAAATCCCGAATCACATTATTAGTTGAAATTTGGTTCTTCTCGAGTCTTGGTGGAGACGGAAAAAGATATAAAACTCTGTATATATCTCTAAATTTTTAGAAAAGAtaagataaataatataaattctcGAGAGTTTAAGTTAAAAAGTGTACAAAGAGATTATGTTTAAgtaaaaataacaataattttataattaatgagAAATGTTAAATCACATtaatttttacatcaatgatatatatatatatatatatatatatactaataataataatattgaagTTATTCGCTCTGTCCCTATACTACCTTAATATCGATTATTCTATATATGCTATAAGTCACGTTTGCTATTGCTTCCTGCTTCAACATGACAATAACCATAAGATCACCATCATACTCACTTGCTCTTTCACCATATACTCACTATGGTGGACAATATAGACAATGAGCGTAGAGAATGGAGACAATGCGATTAACACAAACAAAAAGAATGCCTTCACAACTATTATAAATGCTAAGGACAAAAACATTGGATAACTATTATATACTATTTATCTAATGATCCTCAACTAATCCAAATTTTTACATAAATATTCTTGCTCGGATATTAATATGAAAAAAGGTAATTTGAGGGATATCCAAATAAGCCACATGATAAGGTAGCTAATCTAGTTTTAAGTAAAAATACATAATTAATAGACCTATTTGCAACACAAAAATTGTTAGTCTCTTTAATAGTAGCCCACCATTCGTAATCTACAACAAGTAGATCACAAATGGGATTAACCAAACCACCATGAAGGAGAACACATATTGCAAATCAACAACATTTTATATCTTGTTTTGCAAAAGGGATCTACCACAAGTAGCAAATTGACAAAGCAAGCATATGCTATCATCCATACTCGTTTGAGGTAACTAAAAGGAAATGATTATGATGACTACGGAGCCACTTTAGAGGTGGGGAAATGATATATAGTAGCAAAAATAGCTAATGCTACGAGGGTAGTCAATGATAGAAGACATTAAT
Protein-coding sequences here:
- the LOC135605180 gene encoding adenylate isopentenyltransferase 5, chloroplastic-like — its product is MGSFKSRGGKDKVVFVMGATGTGKSRLAVDVAIHFGGEIVNSDKMQVYDGLDVVTNKVTDEERMGVPHHLLGGLPPDADFSASDFRRAATLQVESIARRGRLPIVAGGSNSYIEELVEGAGREFWRRYECCFLWVDVQLPVLHKFVAERVDRMVERGLVEEVRGLFDPDVADYSRGVRRAIGVPEMDRYLRAEAAEADEATKARLLEAAIDEIKANTCKLTCCQLQKIHRLCTLSGWNVHRVDATDVFRRAGKEVDEAWASLVAGPSVEIVAEFLHHAPAAEPKAAAREAQQFAAVNNKKGASLMNGAVGRDMVVKVASSLVGATV